One stretch of Saccharopolyspora erythraea DNA includes these proteins:
- a CDS encoding alpha/beta fold hydrolase: MSHAHQRTDAVARAHDGTALAHQRQGSGYPLVLLAGQANNHHWWDGVREDFDAEHSTITMDYRGTGDSGKPDEHYSTQGFAEDVIAVLDDLGVDRADVYGTSMGGRVAQWVAARHPERVRRLVLGCTSPGGPRAVERDGAVRRALAQSDPAAARGALLELMFAPDWLAEHPGPHPVLGDPDMPPHARRRHLVASNEHDAWDVLPLITAPTLILHGDEDRLTPPDNAALLASRIPDARVHLLAGARHAYFHERRREAGALVADFLAG; the protein is encoded by the coding sequence ATGTCCCACGCCCACCAACGGACCGACGCCGTCGCCCGAGCCCACGACGGCACCGCGCTCGCCCACCAGCGCCAGGGGAGCGGGTACCCCCTCGTGCTGCTCGCGGGGCAGGCCAACAACCACCACTGGTGGGACGGCGTGCGCGAGGACTTCGACGCCGAGCACAGCACCATCACGATGGACTACCGGGGAACGGGGGACAGCGGCAAGCCGGACGAGCACTACTCGACCCAGGGTTTCGCCGAGGACGTCATCGCCGTCCTCGACGACCTCGGCGTCGACCGCGCCGACGTCTACGGGACGTCGATGGGCGGCCGCGTCGCGCAGTGGGTCGCCGCGCGCCATCCCGAGCGCGTGCGGCGGCTCGTGCTCGGATGCACCTCGCCGGGCGGTCCGCGCGCCGTCGAGCGCGACGGCGCGGTGCGGCGCGCCCTGGCGCAGAGCGACCCGGCGGCGGCTCGCGGCGCCCTGCTCGAGCTGATGTTCGCTCCGGACTGGCTCGCCGAGCACCCCGGACCGCATCCGGTCCTCGGCGATCCGGACATGCCCCCGCACGCCCGGCGCCGCCACCTGGTGGCCAGCAACGAGCACGACGCCTGGGACGTGCTCCCGCTGATCACGGCACCCACGCTGATCCTGCACGGTGACGAGGACCGGCTCACGCCGCCGGACAACGCGGCGCTGCTCGCCTCGCGGATCCCGGACGCGCGCGTGCACCTCCTCGCCGGCGCACGCCACGCCTACTTCCACGAACGCCGCCGGGAAGCCGGGGCGCTCGTCGCGGATTTCCTCGCAGGCTGA
- a CDS encoding LysR family transcriptional regulator — translation MDIKQLKALVTVAEAGSVTRAAELLHLVQPAVTRQIRTLEQELGVVLFERTRQGMRPTEAGAVMVDRARRALTELERARAEVQPTPGVVTGVVTVGLLESTTDLLAEPLVSAIARDQPGIELRLMTAYSGYLQQWLDDGDLDLTLLYNLASGPSLNAHRLARERLWAVAPRDEALRAESPVAFGEVAAHPLVMPAAGHALRALIDSAAARAGAELNAVVQTNSMRVQKQLVLAGHGWTILPGVGIAEDVARGSLSAAPLCEPDVWRSIVLGTQRSGRTPPAVEVVARELSRQVHAAVRDGRWPSAEWQADGTAREDR, via the coding sequence GTGGACATCAAGCAGCTCAAGGCGCTGGTGACGGTCGCCGAGGCGGGCAGCGTCACCCGGGCGGCCGAACTGCTGCACCTGGTGCAGCCCGCGGTGACCAGGCAGATCCGCACGCTGGAGCAGGAGCTCGGTGTAGTGCTGTTCGAGCGGACCCGCCAGGGCATGCGGCCCACCGAGGCGGGCGCGGTGATGGTCGACCGCGCCCGGCGGGCCCTCACCGAACTCGAGCGGGCGCGGGCGGAGGTGCAGCCGACCCCCGGCGTGGTGACCGGCGTGGTGACCGTCGGGCTGCTGGAGAGCACGACCGACCTGCTCGCCGAGCCGCTGGTGTCGGCCATCGCACGCGATCAGCCCGGGATCGAGCTGCGGCTGATGACCGCGTACTCGGGGTATCTGCAGCAGTGGCTCGACGATGGCGACCTGGATCTGACGTTGCTCTACAACCTGGCCAGCGGTCCGTCGCTGAACGCGCACCGGCTGGCGCGGGAGCGGCTGTGGGCGGTCGCGCCGCGTGACGAGGCCTTGCGTGCCGAAAGCCCCGTCGCGTTCGGGGAGGTCGCCGCGCACCCGCTCGTGATGCCCGCGGCCGGGCACGCCCTGCGGGCCCTGATCGACTCGGCCGCCGCCCGCGCCGGGGCCGAGCTGAACGCGGTCGTGCAGACCAACTCGATGCGGGTGCAGAAGCAGCTCGTGCTCGCCGGCCACGGCTGGACCATCCTGCCCGGCGTGGGCATCGCCGAGGACGTCGCCCGCGGTTCGCTCAGCGCGGCGCCGTTGTGCGAGCCCGACGTGTGGCGCTCGATCGTCCTCGGGACGCAGCGCAGCGGCCGCACGCCGCCCGCGGTGGAGGTCGTAGCGCGCGAGCTGAGCAGGCAGGTCCACGCCGCCGTGCGGGACGGTCGCTGGCCGTCGGCCGAGTGGCAGGCCGACGGCACCGCCCGGGAAGACCGATGA
- a CDS encoding LacI family DNA-binding transcriptional regulator, which translates to MPRATTLEQVAARAGVSRQTVSNALNAPGKVRPDTLRRVREVIDELGYRPDTKARGLRTRSSGLIGYCVAERRADSVNTFMDRYLRALTAEVECTGRHVLLFTAAPGAEGLPVYEDLLARSAVDAFVLSDTQVGDPRHEWLAERGVPFASFGRTGSATGDQPGPWVDVDGADGTAQAVRHLLEQGHSRIGFLGLPEGNRVGDDRAEGWRRACAEAGVETSGDLVMRCADEHRDRGEAAELLLDQPGRPTALVAANDALALGAYAALAARGLRAGTDVAVTGFDDSPTASVLVPGLTSLRQPVEQVARRMVELLDEPDAAGGELLSPDLVVRGSSDPARAIGGPL; encoded by the coding sequence GTGCCTCGGGCAACGACGCTCGAACAGGTCGCCGCACGCGCCGGCGTCTCCCGCCAGACGGTGTCCAACGCGCTCAACGCGCCGGGCAAGGTCCGTCCCGACACGCTGCGGCGCGTCCGCGAGGTCATCGACGAGCTGGGATACCGGCCCGACACGAAGGCACGCGGGCTGCGCACCCGGTCCAGCGGCCTGATCGGCTACTGCGTCGCCGAACGGCGCGCCGACTCGGTCAACACGTTCATGGACCGCTACCTGCGGGCCCTGACCGCCGAAGTGGAGTGCACCGGCAGGCACGTCCTGCTGTTCACCGCCGCGCCGGGCGCCGAGGGGCTACCCGTCTACGAGGACCTGCTCGCCCGCAGCGCGGTCGACGCGTTCGTGCTGAGCGACACGCAGGTCGGCGACCCCCGGCACGAATGGCTGGCCGAGCGCGGGGTTCCGTTCGCCTCCTTCGGCCGGACCGGGTCAGCCACCGGCGACCAGCCCGGCCCGTGGGTCGACGTCGACGGCGCTGACGGGACCGCCCAGGCCGTGCGCCATCTGCTCGAACAGGGGCATTCGCGGATCGGGTTCCTCGGCCTGCCCGAAGGCAACCGGGTCGGTGACGACCGCGCCGAGGGATGGCGGCGGGCCTGCGCGGAAGCCGGCGTCGAGACATCCGGCGACCTGGTGATGCGGTGCGCGGACGAGCACCGCGACCGCGGCGAAGCCGCCGAACTGCTCCTGGACCAGCCCGGCAGGCCGACCGCGCTGGTCGCCGCGAACGACGCGCTGGCGCTGGGCGCCTACGCGGCGCTGGCCGCCCGCGGACTGCGGGCCGGAACCGACGTGGCGGTGACGGGATTCGACGACAGCCCCACGGCCTCGGTGCTCGTGCCGGGCCTGACCAGCCTGCGCCAGCCCGTCGAACAGGTCGCGCGGCGGATGGTCGAACTGCTCGACGAGCCGGACGCCGCCGGCGGCGAGCTGCTGTCGCCGGATCTCGTCGTCCGAGGCAGCAGCGACCCGGCCCGCGCGATCGGAGGGCCGCTCTGA
- a CDS encoding MFS transporter: protein MSQQTAPARSRVIANIVRGCLGNLVEWYDWFVYASFSIYFAHVFFPEGDQTAQLLSTAVVFAVGFFMRPLGGWLLGLYGDRFGRRAALTLSVTLMSVGSLTIAVTPSYQTIGLAAPVLLVVARLAQGLSVGGEFGSSASYLSEIAPSGRRGFYSSFNYVSIVLGQLSALAVMIVLQSLLDEEQMAQWGWRVPFAIGAVAGLVVMYLRRSMEESEHYERDRIRRSAPEAAGERRGLFALLTEYPLQVIAVLGFAIGGTVAFYTFTTYLQKYLVNTSGIPKPTAALINFAALFVFMLLQPAAGALSDRIGRKPVMFVFSVGGMLITVPVMTVLGHTRDPWVAFLLMTGALVFVSGYAALSSIIKAEMFPTKVRALGVGLCHALVTATFGGMTESVALVLKQSGRESTFFWYVTGCIALTFVATLLVREPSRESTLDGEDTASERALARTTSK from the coding sequence ATGTCGCAGCAGACAGCCCCCGCGAGATCCCGCGTCATCGCCAACATCGTCCGCGGCTGCCTGGGCAACCTGGTCGAGTGGTACGACTGGTTCGTCTACGCCTCCTTCAGCATCTACTTCGCGCACGTCTTCTTCCCGGAGGGCGACCAGACCGCGCAACTGCTCTCCACCGCGGTGGTCTTCGCCGTGGGGTTCTTCATGCGCCCGCTCGGCGGCTGGCTGCTCGGTCTCTACGGCGACCGCTTCGGGCGCCGTGCCGCGCTGACCCTCTCGGTGACGCTGATGAGCGTGGGCTCGCTGACGATCGCGGTCACGCCGTCCTACCAGACGATCGGCCTCGCGGCGCCGGTCCTGCTCGTCGTCGCCCGCCTCGCGCAGGGGCTCTCCGTCGGCGGGGAGTTCGGCTCCAGCGCCTCGTACCTGTCCGAGATCGCCCCGAGCGGCCGTCGCGGCTTCTACTCCAGTTTCAACTACGTCTCCATCGTCCTGGGCCAGCTTTCGGCGCTGGCGGTGATGATCGTGCTCCAGTCGCTGCTGGACGAGGAGCAGATGGCGCAGTGGGGATGGCGGGTCCCGTTCGCGATCGGCGCGGTGGCCGGGCTGGTCGTGATGTACCTGCGGCGGTCGATGGAGGAGTCCGAGCACTACGAGCGGGACCGGATCCGGCGGTCCGCTCCGGAAGCGGCAGGGGAACGCCGCGGCCTGTTCGCCCTGCTGACCGAGTACCCGCTCCAGGTCATCGCGGTGCTCGGGTTCGCCATCGGCGGCACGGTCGCCTTCTACACCTTCACCACCTACCTGCAGAAGTACCTGGTGAACACCTCGGGCATCCCGAAGCCGACCGCCGCGCTGATCAACTTCGCCGCGCTGTTCGTCTTCATGCTGCTGCAGCCCGCGGCGGGCGCGCTTTCGGACCGCATCGGGCGAAAGCCGGTGATGTTCGTCTTCTCCGTCGGCGGCATGCTCATCACGGTGCCGGTCATGACCGTGCTCGGCCACACCCGCGACCCCTGGGTCGCGTTCCTGCTGATGACCGGCGCGCTGGTGTTCGTCAGCGGCTACGCGGCGCTGTCGTCGATCATCAAGGCCGAGATGTTCCCGACCAAGGTCCGCGCGCTGGGGGTGGGGCTCTGCCACGCGCTGGTCACCGCCACCTTCGGCGGCATGACCGAGTCCGTCGCGCTGGTGCTGAAGCAGAGCGGCCGCGAAAGCACCTTCTTCTGGTACGTCACCGGCTGCATCGCCCTGACCTTCGTCGCCACGCTGCTGGTGCGCGAGCCTTCCCGCGAGTCCACTCTGGATGGCGAGGACACCGCGTCCGAGCGGGCGTTGGCGCGGACGACGAGCAAGTGA
- a CDS encoding phosphonopyruvate decarboxylase, which yields MSAHDVCHQSTEQREPKRMPEKQATAWQNAVFTVLRKGGVQQIAHVPDAGHSHVIRQAQQDPSVHDVVLTTEEEGVAVVSGAWLGGQGAVLLMQSSGVGNCVNMFSLLEMCRFPFLALVTMRGEYAEFNPWQAPMGRGTRQALELMGISVLRADDPGDVEDTVEAALDSAFEAGERVAVLLGQKLIGRKKWERD from the coding sequence ATGAGTGCACATGATGTGTGCCACCAGTCGACCGAACAGCGGGAGCCGAAGCGGATGCCCGAAAAACAAGCCACCGCCTGGCAGAACGCCGTCTTCACCGTGTTGAGGAAGGGCGGCGTGCAGCAGATCGCCCACGTCCCCGACGCCGGCCACTCCCACGTCATCCGCCAGGCCCAGCAGGACCCGTCGGTCCACGACGTCGTGCTCACCACCGAGGAGGAAGGCGTCGCTGTCGTCAGCGGCGCCTGGCTCGGCGGCCAGGGGGCGGTGCTGCTGATGCAGAGCAGCGGGGTGGGCAACTGCGTCAACATGTTCTCCCTGCTGGAGATGTGCCGGTTCCCGTTCCTCGCGCTGGTCACGATGCGCGGCGAGTACGCGGAGTTCAACCCGTGGCAGGCGCCCATGGGGCGCGGTACCCGGCAGGCGCTGGAACTCATGGGCATCAGCGTTCTGCGGGCCGACGACCCCGGCGACGTCGAGGACACCGTGGAGGCGGCTCTGGACTCGGCTTTCGAAGCCGGTGAGCGGGTGGCCGTCCTGCTCGGGCAGAAGCTGATCGGACGCAAGAAGTGGGAGCGCGACTGA
- a CDS encoding CaiB/BaiF CoA transferase family protein, which yields MTEPPLSGITVVSVEQAVAAPFATRQLADLGARVIKVERPGGGDFARRYDTTVHGQSSYFVWLNRSKESVALDLKTPLGREVLERLLGTADVFVQNLAPGAAARLGVDAASLTRRYPSLIPCTVSGYGTSGPWADRKAYDLLVQCQTGLVSLTGDERGTARVGISVADIAAGMYAYSGILTALFTRATSGVARAVEVSLFEALAEWMSQPANYTRHSGTQPPRIGTQHATIAPYGAYTAADGKEVLFSIQNETEWAALCEQVLESPDLVADPRFATGSDRVAHRDELNAIVAERFGRGDSADISKLLDQAGIANAGVNDVAEFLAHPVLSGRDRWRDVGIPGAVAPALVPPVDLAGITPRMDPVPAAGEHTEQVLTELGYSPGDIDGLRSGNVI from the coding sequence ATGACCGAACCGCCGCTTTCCGGCATCACCGTCGTCAGCGTCGAGCAGGCGGTGGCCGCCCCCTTCGCGACCCGCCAGCTGGCCGATCTCGGCGCCCGCGTGATCAAGGTGGAACGGCCCGGCGGCGGCGACTTCGCCCGCCGCTACGACACCACCGTGCACGGCCAGTCCAGCTACTTCGTGTGGCTCAACCGCTCGAAGGAGTCCGTGGCGCTGGACCTGAAAACACCGCTCGGACGGGAGGTTCTGGAGCGGTTGCTCGGCACGGCCGACGTGTTCGTGCAGAACCTGGCGCCGGGAGCCGCCGCGCGGCTGGGCGTGGACGCGGCGTCGCTGACCCGGCGGTACCCGTCGCTGATCCCGTGCACCGTGTCCGGCTACGGCACCAGCGGGCCGTGGGCCGACCGCAAGGCCTACGACCTGCTCGTGCAGTGCCAGACCGGGCTGGTCTCGCTGACCGGCGACGAACGCGGAACCGCCCGCGTGGGGATCTCCGTCGCCGACATCGCCGCAGGGATGTACGCGTACTCGGGAATCCTGACCGCGCTGTTCACCCGGGCGACCAGCGGTGTGGCCCGGGCTGTCGAGGTCTCGCTGTTCGAGGCGCTCGCCGAATGGATGAGCCAGCCCGCCAACTACACCCGGCACAGCGGCACCCAGCCGCCGCGAATCGGCACCCAGCACGCGACGATCGCCCCCTACGGCGCCTACACCGCGGCCGACGGTAAGGAAGTCCTCTTCTCCATCCAGAACGAGACCGAATGGGCCGCGCTGTGCGAACAGGTCCTCGAAAGCCCGGACCTGGTGGCCGACCCGCGGTTCGCCACCGGCTCCGACCGCGTCGCGCACCGCGACGAGCTCAACGCGATCGTCGCCGAGCGCTTCGGCCGCGGCGACAGCGCCGACATCTCGAAGCTGCTCGACCAGGCCGGGATCGCCAACGCCGGGGTCAACGACGTCGCGGAGTTCCTCGCGCACCCCGTGCTCAGCGGTCGCGACCGCTGGCGCGACGTGGGTATCCCGGGAGCGGTCGCGCCCGCGCTGGTGCCCCCGGTCGACCTGGCAGGCATCACCCCGCGCATGGATCCCGTGCCCGCCGCGGGCGAGCACACCGAGCAGGTGCTGACCGAGCTCGGCTACTCCCCCGGCGACATCGACGGCCTGCGGTCCGGCAACGTCATCTGA
- a CDS encoding amylo-alpha-1,6-glucosidase yields MPDGQQPALHDLVTVLCAPSVAISAPDGQIRAGGASGCYRHDRRGLARLEIGVEDAELVPTGASAAEAGRACFHGVVRGRGEATPDPVLHYRRERRADAESFAETWTLRNYSSRDADLVVTARLATDLARMDLVKAGTPGALAEPEATGDGVRWQGDGCTVDLAASRTADAVSIEDNEVRLSWRAEVPAGAQWSLSFALDQQEHEQSGFLPRRPARPVRLVAPWARDGDHARLLERSLQDLEGLLLADPRQPESAFLAAGSPWFFTLFGRDSLWAARFLLPLGTELAGGTLRVLAARQGTRHDPATEEQPGKIPHELRRAAIDIDGSDPLRLPPLYYGTVDATPLWVRLLHDAWRAGLPEDEVRALLPALTAALGWLSGPGDPDGDGFCEYRGSDADGLANQGWKDSGDGIRWSDGAIARRPLALCEVQGYAYAAAVGGADLLDAFGGDGGTARQWGAELRARFRERFWVEDEHGRYPAVALDGDKRPVTGPASNMAHLLGTGLLDADEARLVADQLTSSALNSGYGLRTLASSNAGFNPLSYHCGSVWPHDTAIAVLGLAAEGLHEQARVLAGGLVRSAVEFGHRVPELHGGTDRAAGEPVVAYPASCRPQAWSAAGAVAVVGYLEGWNRPAKPCAQPERNA; encoded by the coding sequence ATGCCCGACGGCCAGCAGCCCGCGCTCCACGACCTGGTCACCGTGCTGTGCGCGCCGAGCGTCGCCATCAGCGCGCCGGACGGGCAGATCCGCGCCGGAGGGGCGTCCGGCTGCTACCGCCACGACCGGCGCGGCCTGGCTCGGCTGGAGATCGGCGTCGAGGATGCGGAGCTGGTGCCGACGGGCGCGAGCGCGGCCGAGGCCGGACGCGCGTGCTTCCACGGCGTGGTGCGCGGGCGGGGGGAGGCGACCCCGGATCCCGTGCTGCACTACCGCCGCGAGCGCCGTGCCGATGCTGAGTCGTTCGCCGAGACCTGGACGCTGCGCAACTACTCGTCGCGAGACGCCGACCTGGTCGTCACCGCCCGCCTCGCCACCGACCTGGCCCGGATGGACCTGGTGAAGGCCGGTACGCCGGGCGCGCTCGCGGAACCGGAGGCCACCGGCGACGGCGTGCGTTGGCAGGGCGACGGGTGCACCGTCGACCTCGCCGCGAGCCGGACGGCCGACGCTGTGTCCATTGAGGACAACGAGGTGAGGTTGTCGTGGCGCGCCGAGGTTCCCGCCGGCGCGCAGTGGTCCTTGTCGTTCGCCCTCGACCAGCAGGAGCACGAGCAGTCCGGGTTCCTGCCGCGGCGGCCGGCACGGCCGGTCCGGTTGGTCGCTCCGTGGGCGAGGGACGGTGACCACGCGCGGCTCCTGGAGCGCAGCCTGCAGGACCTGGAGGGGCTGCTGCTGGCCGACCCGCGGCAGCCGGAGTCGGCGTTCCTCGCCGCGGGCAGCCCGTGGTTCTTCACCCTGTTCGGCCGGGACTCCCTGTGGGCGGCCAGGTTCCTGCTGCCGCTGGGCACCGAGCTGGCCGGCGGCACGCTGCGCGTGCTCGCCGCGCGGCAGGGCACCCGGCACGACCCGGCCACCGAGGAGCAGCCGGGCAAGATCCCGCACGAGCTGCGGCGGGCGGCGATCGACATCGACGGCTCCGACCCGCTGCGGCTGCCGCCGCTGTACTACGGAACCGTCGACGCGACGCCGCTGTGGGTGCGCCTGCTGCACGACGCCTGGCGCGCGGGCCTGCCCGAGGACGAGGTGCGCGCACTGCTGCCGGCGTTGACGGCGGCGCTGGGGTGGTTGTCCGGTCCCGGCGACCCCGACGGCGACGGGTTCTGCGAGTACCGGGGCTCGGACGCCGACGGGCTCGCCAACCAGGGCTGGAAGGACTCCGGCGACGGCATCCGCTGGTCCGACGGCGCCATCGCGCGCCGTCCGCTGGCGCTGTGCGAGGTGCAGGGCTACGCCTACGCCGCCGCGGTCGGGGGCGCGGACCTGCTCGACGCCTTCGGCGGCGACGGCGGCACGGCCCGGCAGTGGGGTGCCGAGCTGCGCGCGCGGTTCCGCGAGCGCTTCTGGGTGGAGGACGAGCACGGCCGCTACCCGGCGGTGGCGCTCGACGGCGACAAGCGCCCCGTCACCGGACCGGCGTCGAACATGGCGCACCTGCTCGGCACGGGACTGCTCGACGCGGACGAAGCGCGGCTGGTGGCCGACCAGCTCACCAGCAGCGCGCTAAACAGCGGCTACGGGTTGCGCACGCTGGCGTCGAGCAACGCCGGGTTCAACCCGCTGAGCTACCACTGCGGCAGCGTCTGGCCGCACGACACCGCGATCGCGGTGCTGGGACTGGCCGCCGAGGGACTGCACGAGCAGGCGCGGGTGCTGGCCGGGGGACTGGTGCGGTCGGCCGTGGAGTTCGGCCACCGGGTGCCCGAACTCCACGGCGGCACCGACAGGGCGGCGGGCGAGCCCGTCGTCGCCTACCCCGCGTCGTGCCGGCCGCAGGCGTGGTCGGCTGCCGGTGCCGTTGCCGTGGTCGGCTACCTGGAGGGCTGGAACCGGCCGGCGAAGCCCTGTGCGCAGCCGGAGCGCAACGCGTAG
- a CDS encoding acyl-CoA dehydrogenase family protein has product MSTLDALSEDERFVVATVRDFVDKEVRPVVQELEHSNTYPEALIEQMKQLGIFGLAVPEEHGGTPVSTPCYVLITEELARGWMSLAGAMGGHTVVAKLLLRFGTEEQKRRYLPRMATGEVRATMALTEPGGGSDLQAMRTVARRDADGYVINGSKTWITNSRRSQLIALMCKTDPQAEPAHKGISILLVEHGPGLTVSRDLPKLGYKGVESCELSFTDYRASGDAVLGGVEGAGFAQMMKGLETGRLQVAARALGVARAALEDSLAYAQERESFGKPIWQHQSIGNYLADMATSFSASRQLTLHAAREYDAGRRVDMEAGMAKLFASETAMQIALSAVRIHGGYGYSTEFDVERYFRDAPLMIVGEGTNEIQRNVIASQLVKRGGLDG; this is encoded by the coding sequence GTGAGCACCCTCGACGCCCTTTCCGAGGACGAGCGGTTCGTCGTCGCCACGGTCCGCGACTTCGTCGACAAGGAGGTCCGGCCGGTCGTCCAGGAGCTGGAGCACTCCAACACCTACCCCGAGGCGCTGATCGAGCAGATGAAGCAGCTCGGGATCTTCGGCCTGGCCGTCCCCGAGGAGCACGGCGGCACCCCGGTGTCCACCCCGTGCTACGTGCTCATCACCGAAGAACTCGCCCGCGGCTGGATGAGCCTGGCCGGGGCGATGGGCGGGCACACCGTCGTCGCCAAACTGCTGCTGCGCTTCGGCACCGAAGAGCAGAAACGCCGCTACCTGCCGAGGATGGCCACCGGCGAGGTGCGCGCCACCATGGCGCTGACCGAACCCGGCGGCGGTTCCGACCTGCAGGCCATGCGCACCGTCGCCCGCCGCGACGCCGACGGATATGTGATCAACGGGTCGAAGACCTGGATCACCAACTCGCGGCGCTCCCAGCTGATCGCGCTGATGTGCAAGACCGACCCGCAGGCCGAACCCGCGCACAAGGGCATCTCGATCCTGCTCGTCGAGCACGGACCCGGGCTCACCGTCTCCCGAGACCTGCCCAAGCTCGGCTACAAGGGCGTCGAGAGCTGCGAACTGTCCTTCACCGACTACCGAGCGAGCGGGGACGCGGTGCTCGGCGGCGTGGAGGGCGCCGGTTTCGCGCAGATGATGAAGGGCCTGGAGACCGGCCGCCTGCAGGTCGCCGCACGCGCGCTCGGCGTCGCCCGCGCCGCGCTGGAGGACTCCCTGGCCTACGCCCAGGAGCGCGAGTCCTTCGGCAAACCCATCTGGCAGCACCAGTCCATCGGCAACTACCTCGCCGACATGGCCACCTCGTTCTCAGCCTCCCGACAGCTCACCCTGCACGCCGCGCGCGAGTACGACGCGGGGCGCCGGGTCGACATGGAAGCCGGCATGGCCAAGCTCTTCGCGTCCGAGACCGCCATGCAGATCGCCCTCAGCGCGGTGCGCATCCACGGCGGCTACGGCTACTCCACCGAGTTCGACGTCGAACGCTACTTCCGCGACGCACCCCTGATGATCGTCGGCGAAGGCACCAACGAGATCCAGCGCAACGTCATCGCCAGCCAGCTCGTCAAACGCGGCGGCCTCGACGGCTGA
- a CDS encoding thiamine pyrophosphate-dependent enzyme, translated as MTTRLDRRRFVAELIDRVPDDTLVISGLGSASYDVFAACDRPGNFYLWGAMGAAVPLALGLALAQPRHPVVAITGDGEHLMGIGALGAIGVRQPPNLNVVVLDNGHFGETGMQPSHTSLGTDLVAVARGFGIADARRVSDLAEVGDLAARVRARQATTYAQVLINTDEPPRALPPRDGVANKNSFRAALGFPTF; from the coding sequence ATGACCACCCGCCTCGACCGCCGCCGCTTCGTCGCCGAGCTGATCGACCGCGTCCCTGACGACACCCTCGTCATCAGCGGGCTCGGCTCGGCGAGCTACGACGTGTTCGCCGCCTGCGACCGACCCGGGAACTTCTACCTGTGGGGCGCGATGGGCGCGGCCGTCCCGTTGGCCCTCGGTCTCGCGCTCGCGCAGCCGCGGCACCCCGTCGTGGCGATCACCGGCGACGGTGAGCACCTCATGGGCATCGGCGCACTGGGCGCCATCGGCGTCCGGCAGCCGCCCAACCTCAACGTGGTCGTGCTCGACAACGGGCACTTCGGCGAGACCGGCATGCAGCCCAGCCACACGAGCCTCGGCACCGATCTCGTCGCGGTGGCGCGGGGTTTCGGCATCGCCGACGCCCGCCGGGTCAGCGATCTCGCCGAGGTCGGTGACCTCGCCGCGCGCGTCCGCGCTCGCCAGGCCACGACCTACGCCCAGGTGCTCATCAACACCGACGAACCGCCCCGCGCGCTGCCGCCGCGCGACGGCGTGGCGAACAAGAACTCCTTCCGCGCCGCGCTCGGTTTCCCGACCTTCTGA